One genomic segment of Naumovozyma castellii chromosome 7, complete genome includes these proteins:
- the PEX1 gene encoding AAA family ATPase peroxin 1 (ancestral locus Anc_1.506) encodes MNQLQFHGLKVEYSNSIKGNFIRLPERICQTLDSTPYPIQDFDICIKTPKHTFHLGWDGFTSQKSDQVVMIHPLIGSIYGINNNARVNISISRCDKDSYVSEVHVEPVTSDDWEVIESNSEILQDEILHQTRIVSTGNIIICYVGNIIVKLLVKQILPKTLKTGRIVDGSLIIVEPKENKIRRKEVLNVNETSGKPEVLQQMMLRSVAWKLDDGQTDPMTVWIHPSKIKSQFAFISIIDNLLELGKDDKNEKERESQQIFPAERIAVNVKAIRPGVRRPTTALIPSSMVWNTLCTKPVNGIKIKVEFVSHIIESPIDLKVNLRKVKFKNDKNPIGETLSTMKEMEAATDDQEQLMDYLKGSIITNGMIILKQGIQIELSSKSFPSVSAFNLVGNPLTKESWTILEDEPRECILSRNIVTNLIENKRKAVALNEIIKEIILFAVNPITSSKGILIEGHPGSGKTTLLSEVSKILSSYPNMIHVRYVNFETATELLSFDKAKKLFNEWLSLLYWYSPAVLILDNAEFILNGSVSEQPGAPPNTSNSNSAKLTSVLIDLIEKVSQKRPQIKIIFSSKSRDALNKKLFDTHIISKVWTLKSPDREKRLRLLESYFQEKSSVNSMKLHPDLTFSDMALETEGYSPLDLERFVDKLFHELQISMMEGKNLENVIDRELFLHCHGSFTPSSLQGVKLTKDTGTRWGDIGGLKNVKRLLLETLEWPTKYAPIFAKCPLRLRSGILLYGYPGCGKTLLASAIAQQCGLNFLSVKGPEILNKYIGASEQNVRELFEKAQSVKPCILFFDEFDSIAPKRGHDSSGVTDRVVNQLLTQMDGAEGLDGVYVLAATSRPDLIDSALLRPGRLDKSILCNIPNEDERHDIICAITGHGRTSKSKLKLAPGVILQPIIKKTQGYSGADLQGLCYNAYLKAVHRLLASNTKEDNNASFTTQNDSKLIYEIINQNGELDKDGITENIIKDLEKRSEKDTVMNDANQDKPDIESEREVLITQHDLLEACIETKASISVSEYNKLNRIYNKFQVDRSGEMPSGENTEEIGSRLSLM; translated from the coding sequence ATGAACCAACTACAATTTCATGGTCTCAAAGTGgaatattccaattccatTAAAGGGAATTTTATAAGATTACCAGAGCGAATATGCCAAACGCTTGACTCAACGCCGTACCCCATCCAGGATTTTGATATATGTATCAAGACACCGAAACACACTTTCCATCTTGGTTGGGATGGATTCACATCACAGAAAAGTGATCAAGTGGTGATGATCCATCCCTTAATTGGATCTATATATGGGATCAACAACAATGCAAGAGTAAACATTTCCATCAGCAGATGTGATAAAGATTCTTATGTCAGCGAAGTTCATGTGGAACCAGTAACTAGCGATGATTGGGAGGTTATAGAGTCAAATTCTGAAATTCTGCAGGACGAAATCTTACATCAAACTAGAATTGTCTCCACTGGAAACATAATTATATGTTATGTGGGTAATATCATAGTAAAACTTTTAGTTAAACAAATATTACcaaaaactttgaaaacGGGGAGAATCGTTGACGGTTCATTGATTATTGTAGAGCCTAAGGAAAATAAGATACGAAGGAAAGAGGTTCTAAACGTTAATGAGACAAGTGGCAAACCTGAAGTCCTGCAACAAATGATGCTGCGCTCAGTAGCGTGGAAGCTAGACGACGGCCAGACTGACCCTATGACTGTCTGGATACATCCAAGTAAGATTAAATCTCAATTTGCATTTATATCTATTATTGATAACCTGCTTGAACTTGGAAAAGAtgataaaaatgaaaaggaaagaGAAAGTCAGCAAATATTTCCGGCAGAACGTATAGCCGTTAATGTCAAAGCAATTAGACCAGGGGTCAGACGACCTACAACTGCTCTTATCCCATCTTCTATGGTATGGAATACGCTCTGTACAAAACCAGTAAACGgtattaaaataaaagtgGAATTTGTTTCCCATATTATTGAGAGTCCTATTGATTTGAAGGTTAATTTACGTAAagttaaattcaaaaatgacAAAAACCCAATTGGGGAAACACTATCAACTatgaaagaaatggaaGCAGCTACAGATGACCAAGAACAATTGATGGATTATTTAAAAGGATCTATTATTACCAATGGTATGATAATCCTAAAACAGGGAATTCAGATTGAATTGAGTTCGAAATCTTTTCCTTCGGTGAGTGCATTCAATCTTGTTGGCAATCCATTAACTAAGGAATCTTGGACAATACTCGAAGATGAGCCAAGAGAATGCATTTTATCTCGGAATATTGTCACCAATctcattgaaaataaaaggaAAGCTGTTGCTCTAAACGAAATTATTAAGGagataatattatttgcaGTAAATCCTATAACATCATCAAAAGGGATATTAATTGAAGGTCATCCTGGATCAGGGAAAACAACATTACTTTCGGAAGTTTCTAAAATATTAAGCAGCTACCCAAATATGATCCATGTAAGATACGTTAACTTTGAAACCGCTACGGAACTATTAAGTTTTGATAAAGCAAAGAAACTCTTTAACGAATGGCTTTCTCTATTATACTGGTATAGTCCAGCTGTCCTTATCCTTGATAATGCGGAATTCATTCTGAACGGTAGTGTTTCTGAACAACCAGGAGCACCTCCCAATACTAGTAATAGTAACTCAGCTAAGTTAACATCGGttttaattgatttaattgaaaaagtttCTCAGAAAAGACcccaaataaaaattatttttagtAGCAAAAGTAGAGATGCATTGAATAAGAAGTTGTTCGACACCCATATCATAAGTAAAGTTTGGACATTAAAATCACCAGATAGGGAAAAAAGATTACGTTTACTAGAGTCTTATTTTCAAGAGAAAAGTAGTGTCAATTCAATGAAGCTACATCCGGATTTAACATTTAGTGATATGGCCTTGGAGACTGAGGGTTATTCCCCATTAGATTTAGAAAGATTTgttgataaattgtttcatGAACTACAAATATCAATGATGGAGGGTAAAAATTTAGAGAATGTGATTGATAGAGAACTATTTTTACATTGTCATGGATCCTTTACACCATCATCTCTTCAAGGGGTGAAACTGACTAAGGATACTGGTACAAGATGGGGAGACATTGGTggattgaaaaatgttaaaAGATTATTGCTAGAAACATTAGAATGGCCTACAAAATATGCTCCAATATTTGCCAAATGTCCTTTAAGATTGAGATCAGGTATTTTACTCTATGGTTATCCCGGCTGTGGGAAAACGTTACTTGCTAGTGCCATTGCTCAACAATGTggtttaaattttttatctGTCAAGGGTCCTGAAATcttgaataaatatattggtGCTAGTGAGCAAAATGTAAGAGAACTTTTCGAGAAGGCTCAATCGGTGAAACCATgcattctcttctttgatGAGTTTGATTCCATTGCTCCCAAGAGAGGCCATGATTCTTCGGGGGTCACTGACAGAGTTGTCAACCAATTATTAACGCAAATGGATGGGGCTGAAGGATTAGATGGTGTTTACGTACTTGCAGCTACTAGTAGACCTGATTTAATTGACTCAGCTCTCTTGAGACCAGGAAGACTAGACAAGAGTATCTTATGTAACATTccaaatgaagatgaaagaCACGATATTATTTGTGCCATAACTGGACATGGAAGGACTTCAAAAAGTAAACTAAAGTTGGCTCCAGGAGTCATTTTACAACCCATCATAAAGAAAACACAAGGATATTCGGGAGCTGATTTACAAGGCCTTTGTTATAATGCTTATCTAAAAGCCGTCCATAGACTGTTAGCCAGTAATACGAAAGAGGACAATAATGCATCTTTTACCACTCAAAATGATAGTAAATTAATTTACGAGATAATAAACCAGAATGGAGAGCTAGATAAGGATGGAATAACGGAAAACATCATCAAAGACTTGGAGAAACGTTCGGAGAAGGATACTGTTATGAACGATGCAAACCAAGACAAGCCTGACATAGAATCTGAAAGGGAAGTACTAATTACTCAACATGACCTATTAGAAGCATGTATTGAAACAAAGGCAAGTATTTCGGTTTCCGAATATAACAAACTAAACAGGATTTATAACAAGTTTCAAGTTGATCGTAGTGGTGAAATGCCGTCTGGAGAAAACACAGAGGAAATTGGGAGCAGACTATCTCTtatgtaa
- the PTK1 gene encoding putative serine/threonine protein kinase PTK1 (ancestral locus Anc_1.507): MAAIAMSRTKESNPISKNPSFAALKLLGKKILHSSNTASSSSSSISSKRKNANNTGNEKVIAHVPLKKVAREPKKVPTERKPKTVADKITYNPYGLNSNSYSANGRMLNQKPQGADAITDLSFYLQDGDNKIRLLPLPIADPNIFLPCEMQQDSVLLNENFVFDEEKKVIGSGGSSEVKKVASIRRRKDVYALKKLNMIYDETPEKFYKRCSKEYIIGKHLSLGQNIHIINTVCLVKVPTSSYSSRGWGVVMELGSKDLFQLIEKTGWRNVPLGEKFCIFKQVAQGVKFMHDQGIAHRDLKPENVLLSKDGVCKLTDFGISDWYHEDPYDFESPIKTCAGMIGSAPYAAPEVMLFDSKKGYPETLQKRYNPLKLDCYSLGIILMTLVNGMIPFMESCNKDSGFREYQMNYEKFIRHHNPRFREKHWYKPGPGSEYSLARNFKDTNASRVAWRLADPNVETRYTMDDLFMDPWFIAIDTCVEPDEVCILPDPLFTKRQDSLIDPKRIDSEDCSSVSSSKTAASNVSLVGKLSIKPRSMVDIAASPNLIMHHHKEKALFTLDEDRDEDEQEKRSLKEIDIYRSTTTTMKKSNVLPLLSTNRFPTPHTSSSESPMTPLRKFSDLSIGSTYSSSTFTKTTVGPSSISSTASSIHSGQSRRRKKLIHDHLHVVSSVTRI; the protein is encoded by the coding sequence ATGGCTGCCATCGCAATGTCAAGGACAAAAGAATCCAATCCGATTTCGAAGAATCCATCATTTGCCGCTTTGAAGCTACTGGGTAAGAAGATATTACACTCTTCTAATACtgcttcatcttcatcgtcttccatttcatcaaagagaaaaaacGCTAATAACACTGGGAATGAAAAAGTGATTGCTCATGTACCATTAAAAAAGGTTGCAAGGGAACCAAAGAAGGTTCCAACGGAGAGGAAACCCAAGACAGTAGCTGATAAGATAACGTATAATCCATATGGtttgaattcaaattcatatAGTGCTAATGGTAGGATGCTGAACCAAAAACCACAAGGAGCTGACGCCATCACAGATTTAagtttttatttacaagatGGGGATAATAAGATACGATTATTGCCATTGCCCATCGCTGACCctaatattttccttcCATGTGAAATGCAACAGGATTCTGTGTTACTTAACGAGAATTTTGTCTTTGATGAGGAAAAAAAAGTTATTGGATCAGGTGGATCTAGCGAAGTTAAAAAAGTGGCATCTATTCGTAGAAGGAAAGATGTCTACgctttgaagaaattaaacatGATATATGATGAGACTCCTGAGAAATTTTATAAGAGATGCTCCAAGGAATATATTATTGGGAAACACTTGAGTTTGGGccaaaatattcatatcATTAACACAGTCTGTTTGGTAAAAGTCCcaacttcatcatattcCAGTAGAGGATGGGGTGTTGTTATGGAATTAGGTAGTAAGgatttattccaattgattgaaaagaCTGGTTGGAGAAACGTTCCACTcggtgaaaaattttgtaTCTTTAAACAGGTGGCGCAAGGGGTCAAATTCATGCATGATCAAGGTATTGCCCATCGGGATTTGAAACCTGAAaatgtattattatcaaaagaTGGTGTTTGTAAATTAACAGATTTTGGTATTTCTGATTGGTATCATGAGGATCCATATGATTTTGAAAGCCCCATTAAGACATGCGCTGGTATGATTGGTTCTGCACCATACGCTGCTCCTGAAGTTATGTTGTTCGATTCCAAGAAGGGCTATCCTGAAACATTACAAAAACGTTACAATCCCTTGAAATTAGATTGTTATTCTCTAGGTATAATCTTAATGACTCTAGTTAATGGTATGATTCCATTTATGGAATCATGTAATAAGGATTCAGGATTTAGAGAatatcaaatgaattaCGAAAAATTTATTCGTCATCATAACCCAAGATTTAGAGAAAAGCATTGGTATAAACCAGGACCAGGCAGTGAGTACTCCCTTGCTAGGAATTTTAAAGATACGAATGCATCGCGTGTGGCATGGAGGTTAGCAGATCCCAATGTTGAAACTAGGTATACAATGGATGATCTATTCATGGATCCATGGTTTATTGCGATAGATACTTGTGTGGAACCGGACGAGGTTTGTATTCTTCCGGATCCTTTATTCACCAAACGTCAAGATTCTCTTATAGATCCTAAACGGATCGATAGTGAAGATTGTTCTTCCGTGTCATCATCCAAAACTGCAGCTTCCAATGTATCCTTAGTTGGGAAGTTATCTATAAAGCCCAGATCTATGGTTGACATCGCTGCATCTCCAAATCTGATAATGCACCACCACAAGGAAAAAGCTTTATTCACCTTGGATGAAGATCGAGATGAAGATGAGCAAGAGAAGAGGTCGCTCAAGGAAATAGACATTTACAGATCCACAACTACAACtatgaagaaatcaaatGTGCTTCCACTACTAAGCACCAACAGATTCCCTACTCCGCACACATCAAGTTCAGAATCACCAATGACACCACTGAGAAAGTTTAGTGATCTATCTATCGGATCGACCTATAGTTCCTCGACCTTCACTAAGACTACTGTAGGACCCAGTTCCATATCGTCTACGGCTTCATCCATCCATAGCGGTCAATCCAGAAGGAGAAAGAAGCTGATCCATGACCATCTGCATGTGGTTAGCAG